A genomic stretch from Glaciecola nitratireducens FR1064 includes:
- a CDS encoding 20S proteasome subunits A/B, whose translation MTYCLAVNVNKGMVFASDSRTNAGVDYVASHSKMRTFIFKGDRSVYVLTSGSLSTSQAVVNRIATDLEDPDAEFNLLKANHMHEIADYVGRLSQAQQAKHETAMKKSDISSESSFIVGGQIAGKECSIFHVYPQGNYIKASLETPYLQIGENKYGKPILDRVIALNTSLEDAARCALVSLDSTIRSNISVGPPIELAIHTNNDLDGPYQTIFNVNSPMYKSLQKQWNEGLKRAFKKLPRFEWEKPSS comes from the coding sequence GTGACCTACTGTTTGGCTGTCAATGTAAACAAAGGCATGGTGTTTGCCTCTGATTCTCGCACGAATGCAGGGGTCGACTATGTTGCCTCGCACAGCAAAATGCGCACCTTCATTTTTAAAGGAGACCGCAGCGTCTATGTCTTAACGTCAGGCAGTTTGTCAACGTCACAGGCAGTGGTTAATCGTATCGCTACAGACTTGGAAGATCCGGATGCTGAGTTCAATTTACTTAAAGCAAATCACATGCACGAGATTGCTGATTATGTCGGTCGCTTGAGTCAGGCCCAACAAGCTAAGCATGAAACTGCTATGAAAAAAAGCGACATTAGCAGTGAGTCTAGCTTTATAGTAGGAGGCCAAATTGCTGGCAAAGAGTGCTCTATTTTTCACGTTTATCCTCAAGGTAATTACATCAAAGCATCCCTCGAGACTCCGTATTTACAAATAGGTGAAAATAAGTATGGTAAACCCATATTGGATAGAGTCATTGCGCTCAATACGAGCTTAGAAGATGCTGCACGCTGTGCCCTTGTCTCACTCGATTCTACTATTCGCAGTAATATTTCTGTTGGCCCACCAATTGAACTCGCGATCCACACTAACAATGATTTAGATGGTCCTTATCAAACTATTTTTAACGTTAATTCCCCGATGTACAAGTCTTTACAAAAACAGTGGAATGAAGGCTTGAAACGCGCGTTTAAAAAATTGCCGCGTTTTGAATGGGAAAAGCCAAGTTCTTGA